The Solanum lycopersicum chromosome 2, SLM_r2.1 DNA window TTCATCTAATTTAACGCGTTTAGCACCGTTTAATTTCAGTGTTTAATGTTATAGTAATTAAAGGACAATTAAAGTTCCTTGTTACCTAAGCGCACTACAGACACTTACTTGGGATTTCAGCGTAGTACTTATGAGTTATGTCTACCCTCTCCACTTATTTCTTTATCCTAATTTAATAGTATCACTTCAATTCCTCTCCTTATTGAGTAGGAGTAAGAATAAAAgttatcataataattaattaattatatcttaattctctaaaatgaaaatattagcAATTTAGCATATGATTATTGTGAGATATGAATCATTTGTGGGTGAGTTAAGAAAATCCAAAAGACAACAATGGGTAGAAGTAGAAATAAGCCCATCCAAAAATTGGACCGACGATGACCGTGCCATGGTCCATTTGCTCCCTCTCCTACTGGCCCATCTCTTACTGTTTGTCGGCCACTTATCCCGGTCTCCCCTCTCAAGTGGGGCTACAAAACCCAAAACTTGTTTTCTTAATtctaaatacttttattttatttattttactacgAAACATTAATTATCAAactttaattcttttatataaacTTTAAGACTAAATCACTTTTTAGTATTAGTAATTTTCTAATGTCAAACATGATAACACGTGACATTCAAGAATTAAAGTCAACCTCGACCGTCAAATACCTGCCTCCTGTGAAAACAAATCTTACGCACATCTGTATGGATTAGTTCAATTTGGCTTTGCAGTTTGCACATATCAAACATTCACACGCTTAATGCGTTTACAACTAATTTGACATCCGATgtccacaatttttttaaatatctcaaGAATACTTTGATAGAATTCagattcaattttatttacatttagttaaattatatttaaaatctgGAATTGTCGTGGTTTCTAGCAATCCGAAAGTTGATTGTAATAAACGAGTGGAAGGGTAGAATTAATATATTCTGTTATCCTCCTTGAGCATTTTGGAATATGGTATATAAGTATAAACAAAATCTTTGTTTTGATATGGCAATGTAGAATAATGTAAGTACGGTAACATTTGAGGTGTCAACCACTAAAGCTTAGAAATTTATCATACAAAGGTAAATAAATGAATTCCGCCACTAGTATTAGCCAACTGTTTGTTTCAAAATGAATTGCGAATATTAGGAAAGCTGATGAGAGAATATTCAAAGAGCTTCGCAaatcattttttacttttatattgcAAATGGTAAACAAATTTATCCCGCCAGTAGTATATATCAGCCAACTGATTTAAGAGTTTGCGTTATAATCACACATGGCCAGAATAGTCTTATTTGGTGTAGTAAAAAGAAGTAAAGAGCAAAGGAACTCAGAATTTTTACCTTAACAAACACAGTAAtaaatttgttgatattaataTAGTACGTACTACAGTCTACAATCTACATAGTACTATAAATTTGTTGAGTCGAACATATAGATGTATTGAAGGGTTTGGTTGGTACCGAAAGGGCGCTCCCAGATTTGGATATCTTTTTGTCTCCTAAttacaaatttgaaaaatcttGAAAAGTGATCCTTGCTGTAGCAATGTCCAATTATTTGCTTTATTGACTACTAAATTATGGAAAAATTAACTTCTGCTTCCGGTCGATATTTTGAGCAAAGTAGAGGGAATACAGATTCTATACAtgattctgttttttttttctttggcaTAAAACAATGTTGGTGATTAATTCATAATACGGTTCTCAACCACTTTTTAGGAGTATTAAGAAGTTATTTTTAAGTGTCCTAGGCACTCTAGATTAACCAGAAAATTGAGAAAGGAAATACTACACTGAAATGTGAAATATTGACGAAACTAATAAAGAAGTCTATCtatttaaaagatattcaaATTAATCTTTGCCGTGTTCAAGAAGTTAGGTTGTGATTTGTGAATCCTTAATTTTATCCAGATTAACTTATATCCGCTGACTGACGGACAGAAAGAATTATACCATCAGCTTATATTtagaaatacttattttttttaatttaattttcatatttaaagaTTAATGATTCTTTTagcttctccttttcttttttttaaacactttctataaatttaagattttttttggaataaaatttaaatattatttatactaTCGAGTATGAGTATtacttaaaaaattgatttgagtattacataaataaattggaATACATATAAAGGTATATGCATCAAagcttatttttaattaattttgtattatcGATAAGATCGACTAGgaagagaataaaaaaaaagaactaagaaGAGAAAAATTGAAGCAATGGAAGCATCTATTCAAAAACTTTTTCACGTTAGAAATAAGACTTAATAAGTTATGAATAATGTTTTTTATGGAATCAATTAGTCtagatttaaaaagaaaaaaaaagtaaaaagttatcGATTTGTCTCAAATTACTTTAACGGTGTTGATGGGACTGAGGTAAAAATAATGAGGACAAGAAAACACTGCTAAAAATCTGCTTATCTTTGGCTATCAAGAAGAATCCtaaataaattcatataattaatttagaattcaaattatcatataataatttttttatttaaaattaataataaataatatattttaaaaataaatatttctaaaaataagctaaagatataaaaaaaaattcactttcaGCGGATATAAATTAatctcaattttattattataggtGTGAAAACGGGTAGAATTTGTAACAAGTTTCTAAAGTTTGCTCTGATTAAATTAAAACCTCCGGAACATTAGTGGCCTGCATAAAGTCAACTGCTGGATTTGACCAAAGGAAAATGACTTTCATGCGCCCTCTTCTTCGTTCCaaaaataatgactttttttttttgtatatttaaaaaaatgattttttttgtaatattttagttttaatttttcacgtgacatgtttaaggttATAAGATTAAATGACAGTTCTGTACATTTTACATAAATTTGATTTAGGACTATAAgattcaaaaaatttctttatttttttaatctttgtgACCAGTCAAAtcaaatcattctttttaaaacgagAAACAAATTAATTAGGCAATGAGAAGTTGACATAATCGGTGACGCTATTTTTACATTATCAAGTGATCGCGCACACAATTAATTAAACTTAGATTACCTGCTATGTAACATATTGATATGACccaaagaaaatttttttttgtcaaagttAAATCCAGAATTGATTTGTCGGGGAGGCTGATTATAGATGCCCATATCCAATTTAGTGAgttcaaatttgatttaataattGACACCTAGAATACAAAAGATGGATACACTTATAACGTGATTCAGTTCTGCCCAACATTGAGGCCAGACTAATTGGTCTTACATATGGTAGTCTTGATTGACTGAATTAACATCTGGATTAGCTTAATTAAAGGACAAGAAATGACACCTTATATACCCAGCTCTAAAAATGGCGTAGATTTTGTTTCCTAGGATTGACTGAAATTGTCTCGTTATGGATACAAACTTTGGTATATATTTCATCGAAACAGCGGATCATGTCTCAAATTTTCTCCTTCATTTGTTTTGATTCTAACGAAAGAGTTTCATGTTTAATGAGGTAGCTCACATGCATCATGGTTATAAGATTTGATACATATTTGTGAGTTGGAAATCTTAGTGGTCTAGCTAGTTTGGACTGTAACGGATGAATCTACACTTCTTGTATAGTTGTATAGACATacatttcaattatattttaagatttCAAATAATGTATACTGTCAGATATTATTTACACTATCATGTTATTAAAATGATAGATTGCTGATCTTAAAAATAAGACTAAgtgtgattttttttcaatacataGACAACTATATAAGttaaacttatattttaatgttgaatATGATTGTACCGATGAATATTTGTTAGATGCTTTATAAAATGCTTTTATGCATGTACTATTTAAACTTTCATATACTCTACTATTTTTCGGTTtgatttataattacaaaaaccAGCttcaaatcaatttaattttactagagctaaaatttgttttatttgataagagatgaaatatttttggtgagtgaaaataaataaataaaagagggGGAGCATGAAATGATTGAATGAAGAAACATGTGGTTTGTTACAAAGGATGGGTGATTAAGGCATGTGAAAACCCTGTTTAATTGCCCCCACATGAAGTTAGAATATGTAAGGGGCCATTGGAATAAGCCTAAAATGTAACTATATATCCCATATAGGCTATTCTTAGTGACAAGTAACGTGACAAATCACATTTAGGTCCACCCTTCCCATTCCATAGCGGACTTCCTAGGAGACATTACCCATACATGGACCATTTTTTTCCTGTCTTTAGTAACGACTCCACACCTCCAGGGGGGCCTGTGATATACCCTCTATTCCATTTATGTCTTATACACAAATACTTAAAAGTCAACGACTCTTCAAGTTAATAGTATTACTCTACTTACTaatcatttttaatacattatcacggtataaaaattaaattccaATTATATAGTCAAATGGGTTTTCTTCACGAATCAAATTGTTTCAACTAGTTAGTAAGCGCTGCCTGCTAATTAAAGCAGTCGTGCAAGTAATGTGGTTTACTTTCTTCGATTTCATCAGTTCCACGTCCGATTAAGTCATCGTATTAATTATCAATCACACTTTAACTGTATTTGTTTTTCTGATACTTGTGTTAACAAAGTGTCCAGAAATTGTAGTACCATCCGTTACATATATATTGACCGATGAAGGGGCACATCTAGAATATCGCATGTGGATTCTTGGGAACTCGGTAACTTTTGCtctatattgaaaaaattattaaatatttaagaaataacaAAGTATATGATCGATTACCTGGTAAGTggtttcttttctcttttagtttgaaattattatgaattcataaattttaaatcttgaaCCTGCCgagaatttgaaattatatatgcTTTTTgtttacaaattatatatgttCTTTTTACGTATAACATTAACAAATGTTGACAGGAGAAAATAGTTGTTATCACGTTCAAATGAAATTCTCATAGTTGGATTTGAGTGCTAGGATAACATTGCATATGTGATAACATGGTACAAAttaaatgtaataaaaaaattcacacgcacgaaagaaagaaaatttggaCTATTTTTGGTTGAACATGAACATGCTGCAATTTAAAACTCTATAAGTTCACAGTTCATCCACCGTGCACATgtagtttattatttgttaGATTTTCCCATGATTAATATTTTAGAGAACGATGCTTGGGTCCATTATGAAATATGGAGAGGTATGGGAAGCCATAATATGAAAACAACCGTTGTTTTGGGAGGGGCGgcagggaaaaataaaatatcaactgTCAATATGATATTGGATTATGTgcatatctattttttttttttgccatgTTTGACAGTCCTATCCATTTTAGGAGAAATTATGGGAGCTCATAAAAATTTGATGAGTCATTGAAGTTTTTGTTGATCCAGTTCATATATTAGCTTAGTTTGTTTGACTGGTCCAACTTACTTCATCTAAAAATTCATCTATTTTTGGTGATTACTATTCAAATTAATTCATTAGaaattttgtcaaaatatttaataaaaaaacttctctttttaatataatatacaacTATTATATAATTGGGAAGTTAGGTTATGATCCATTAATGAGCTGATCTTGATCATGTCCAATCTAGAGGGTTAATTAATAACAGCTCAATCTGTTCACTTGTTCTACTAACTTATTCTATTTGTGGCTCTTGGGAAGACTATGCAATTGATATTTGGATACGCAATGCCCAAAATTGTTGCCGTGTCTCATTTTCATTCCTCTGGAGACTTTACAACAACTTGTTCGTGCTTTCATTAGGCACGCAGCTTTGACAATTTAGATTGTCAAATAGACGAGATTTTGACAAAACACAACACCTAATTAAGATCgatcttaattaattttacctaCTGTATACTACCTACAAACTTGGACTATATATTAATGCTTATCGTACAATATTTGAAAAACCCATGCTATCTGGACTTAATTAAGCCTTGACCCCACTGGCTAGATAACTTAAGTTGACGCTATGTAACAGCACAACAGCCTGATATTTAACGACAGTGACTCTAGCCATTTCTAAGATGTTAGATCGACAACTACAAGTCTTTACGTTGTTATCCTTAGTACGTACTACTGATAAACAATCCATATCTACAATTTATGTTTGTTCATATGACATTGTATATAGAGCATGACATAATATCAAATAGTTACACGTTATTCATCTAAAAGATAATTACATGTAAAGTGTGAGATTATCAATTTGAAAATGAGACGAGTTGTCTGTTACagtaaataaaaacataatgatACAAGAAAACTATTATACATTGTCAACATATACAAGCTAAATCCAATCAACTAAGAAGGTTCAAGTAGTTGTgtatttatgatgttatgacCCATGACGAGTCTAAGTCCTACAACGTTTCTTTCATGCACTCTTTCTCGCTCTTTTTCCCttccatttcattttatttttaagatgaTAGTTTgacttgttatattttataatatttaaatggtagtgaaaaaaatattatagtgttgctcaaaatcatatttttactataattttgaaatgtttagGAAACAAAAAGAACATCGTAATATTATAAAACTCACACAACAAAGTTTCTTAGTTGAATTGCAAAAAATTGATGCAGTGAAATTAAGCAGTAGGCCCAGCCCAGCTAGTCAGCATTTGGGCCGTTGGCTTAAATCCAGAATTCACACTGCTGAGTCGGGAGTATTGGGGACTATTCCAGCTGAGCCTGAAAGCGATGAGCTTTTTGTTGGAATTCACTTCAATGCTAAGTTTGTCTTTGTTTATGTCAACACCTTGACCTTGCTGTATTCATTCATTGAGAGTAACCTTATGGACCATTTTGAAGACTACTTTGTAAATCAGCACTAATTGATCTCTCACAACTTGCATTTCACTTctcctaaataaaaaaaatatatataatgattaGTATCTTGATACAATTTAGCAAAAGGAGAACTAATCGCTGATGTGGCAAATTCTGTTAACAAGTCCAGATGTTAGTTATTCTGTTAACAGGTCCAGAAGTTAGTTAGAACAATTAGGATTGTTAGGTAGTTAAATTCTGTTAATTGTATCTGTGGAACTTAACGGTTTTAGTAATCTCTAGGAGCCTATAAAAAGATTGTAGTAGATCAACAGATCATTGATTGATAATCatattgttttcttctctctatAATTTTCTCTTAAGCTGAATTCTCGGGTTTAATCCCCGAACTAGCTGTTTAAAATTCTTCGAGATTACTCCTGGaattcttttcttctctgtGATTGCATCATATCTAATTTCAACAACACTTGTTGTATGGGCTAGGCTGCCAAAAATTAAGTTTTCAACAATTTGCATTTGTCCCaagttattaaaatatttttttgtggttgGAGATGTAAGGGAGATATGGTTAAGAGTTAGGTTAACGAAGTATCATGGGACACTAAAATTGTTGGTGGAATCACATGAGAAAATGGTGAAAAATCTTTGTATGACGGGCCCAAACAAATGTAATGATTAGAAAATCTAATAAGAAATAAAACCATGTGTCCAGAGGTGCCGCATCAAGGGAGGCACGATGGTAACTTGCTGTTCTCAGGTGGGTAGGCTACCACTGTTGGTAATGTCCATTGGGCTAACATGCTGAGCTAGCCATCAATAAGACAACTAAACATACTTTGTAGGAACATGGCCCAATTATAATATTCGAAGCCCAGAAACTGTCTAATAAATAGTTCGATACCCATGTTCATATGCCTCCTTAGTCCCTTTGAAATGAACCATCGTAAGTCAGATGCTTCAGAAACAGATCTGTACTTCCGAGTCTCTGaccatatataattaattggtTCCATCATGTACTAATTGCTTTACAAGTTTGGAGGTGTAGTTGAATCTATACAAAAATCATCATTGGATCCCTTTGTGTTAGGCAACCATTGTGCTTAGACTTGGAGAGTGTCTCTTGGATTGAACATTGACAATGTTTTGGATCCAGCATTATGTTGTGAATTagacaagaaaaatatttaacctAAGATCCATGACAATTGACAAGTAATCCATCTTGTTGgacatttaagaaattttaaatgtaAACCACAAAAGATCAAGTGTCGTTACCTCTGTATTTAATTTGTGCTAGAGTTGCGAACCATTGAAATTCAATCCATAAGAAAAGATCATTAATTAAACTATTGCGATGCATGTACATCTATCGGAAGTGATAGAAGCAGATATCTCCACAAGTGTAATCTAACAAACTTTTAACACATTCCAATAAAATGAGAACATCAAAGTTGGAAACCTACATTTTAAGTTTTAGCATCAAAGTTGCAGTTTAGGCTATAGGAGTAGCTCTGGCACCTTATCGGTCAATAACTTCTCCTTTTCCAAACACATTTAATCAAACATAATAGGGGTTTTATTTTCCAATTCTACATtagaataaaaagaaagtaTATATATCTTTCCTTTTAAAAGGGTGTTAATTAGCGAGAGACAAAATTTGTAAGTGAATTAATTTTCTTGGTGTTGGATAGAGCTGCCAACATAGGCTAGACCAGTTTGCAGCAACGTAGAGTTGGGCAGGCAGACCCATCATCATGGGTGCAGCTCTATTCAGGATAAAGAAGAAGTGGTGTATGTAATGGGTATAGCCGTATAGAAAAGTTCTGTTGTTCATTACGAATTTTTGTGCTAATTATATGATTAACTAAAATGGTACTATTTGTATATACAGCTCATATTCACAAACTAGATGTACTTGGCAAAGCCCTAAATATCCGTCTAATTATTGAAAAACTCAATAACTGCAACATTTAACTCTGAGATGCAGGGAGTCAAGGAACCTTCTTTCCATCTTTTTTTGCTATTGATTCGTTTTTCTACAAATCCTGATTAACACGAGTCTCTAAAGAAATTGTAAATAACAGCAGCATTTACCTTTTAAAAGATTGTAGAACAGAcagggatatatatatatatatatatatgtggttCAAGAGATTTAGATAAGATGGACAGAAAAGTGAAGCAGATTTTACCATACAGAGAAATTTAATGCTAGGTACAGCAACATCctgataataaataatacagATGAAAATTCATACCAAATACTAAACCTGTTAACTACATGATCTGTTGGCTGTATAAAACCAAAGTTTTCAACTTTCAATTAATCTTCTTGTACATATTGAATACTCAAAATGATGCAGGATAGTTTTCTTCATTCCTGTTCGCCCTTTGGCTGTGAGAGGTGCAAAAACGAAATTTATATAGATCTGCTAAAAAATGTCACCGACAATGAAGAGATTGGTCTCTTGAATTGTGAGATGGTTTGATGTGTCAATGAAATGATTTAACATGGAAAATCTGACACCTAGACTTGTATCCATCACTAGCTGCAGCCTGCTCAAACTTTTTGATTGCAGCATCGTTCTCTTGTAGGCTGGTCTGCACAAAGAAGCGTGCCCACCAAGAAGAGCTCCGCATTTTTGCCTATACATGGAAAACCAAATTCTCTTAGCTATAATTTCAGAGCAGaatgataaaaggaaaaaagtgaTACAAGGATCATGTCTTCCTAAAGATTAGAGAATCTATGCCTGAGAACAGTTTTCAAATAAGCAAAAGATCATCAACCTGGTGCTGTAGATAGTACTGCACATTGCAACATCAGTTCTCTagtttgtttttgttattttaacaCTTAATTTTTCAGCTTAGTTCTTGGTTTAGTGGTATAAATACCCCACATCAGGAAGCTACCACAGAATGCATTTCAACTAATAAGCATTTAACCTATAATCGTCCCTCAGAACATCGAGAGAGATGTTTCTTAGATGCGTTCACTACCCTAGACGTGGGACTTTCATacttttgattactttttccaCCATCAATCACCCAAAATAGCAACACAAGACCTTTTATGTGGAATGTGGGACTAATCAGAAAAATTCCAGTCCACTTGTGAGCTCAACTTCATTAATATACGAAAGTAGAACTCTTATGTTGGTACCTATACACATTAAATTGAAGTAATCTACTCTAATAGGACGGGTGTACCATCATAGACAGAAGCTCAAAGTGCATTTAACAGCCattcaaaatcaataatcaactgaCAACAATTACCAACCAAACCAAGTGATAACTGAATGACGAGACAGCAACTTACAGGACGTCCAAACTTGGATAGCTCGGCGACTTTAGCTCTGGAGTGACCAGGGTAACCTGATAATTTAGaacaatagaaaaaattaacataCGATCAAGTAAAATGAACCACAAAGTGCTTTCAATAACAACAGATATTCTCCTCACGGTAACTTGGAGGGAAAGATATTTGTCTCTCAAaagcaaatattcaattaatcaTGTGCTATGTACGGCAGTGACAGAGGTAGGCATTTAACTTATAAATAGGAACTCTCTTacagatttttcttttttcctttgttactttttttccttttgggtGTTGCACATGTGTGTTTGGGGATGAGGTgggggttgggggggggggggagaaggTTATAAGATACTAGCTCTGGGAGGCAGATGCTTTCAACACCACCTACCCAAACAAAAGAAGGCACTATCCACAGTTGGCTTAATTAgagaatttattttctcataaGCAGATTAACTATATCCAATGAGGATATTCTAGCTCCAAATATAGACGTATCGAATATATTCTAAAACTAGAAGactttttttctgattttttttaattggtgaACTGCAACCCTCCATATCCCCTCCCCTGTCAGGAGTCAAAAAGGATCCCTTTCCCACTTCGCTCCTTTACAGACTTGAACTCCCAACCTCTTGTTGGAAGTGGAGCCCTCTTGTCACTGGAGCAACCTCGCTTGCTAATTCTAAAAACCAGGCTATTGCGAAGCAGTAGTATAATGACATGAATTCAATTTGTATATAGTCCAACTGTTCACCACAAGAGGTATCTTTAGTGAGTAATTATAAGAGTTAAATGTCAAGCATTTGTCGGCAGTACTCCAGAAAAAGCAATTTTAATAACAGCTAAGAACTTTTCACGCAGTGTACCTTAAGTTTAAAAAGTTACCTGTAACTATGACTAGACCATCAGCTGACACCCTTGCTAACTCTGGAATAGTCTTGTTTAGATATCTAGGAGATAAGTAATCTACTGCATCCGAAACGATAACAAGAGCAAATGATTTTGGCCTGTAGGGTAATGGGAATTTGATGTCTGCCACACGTACTATTCCTCTGCGGATAAGATTCTTGCAGTTCACATCAACATCCTCAACATCATAAGGTTCAATACCCCATGCttcagtttcttcttcttttaataGTTTGGATACCACGGAACAAGTATCAGGCCCCACGTGCAAAACTTTGCGCATGCTGTCACCATATGCCTTCTTTAAATAAGGTATAGCCTGGTGAACCTCCGAAGTGCAGGTAAATTCACCTGCAACCATCGAAAGAGAGTTGCTTTTTTTGAACAAACTGAATTCGCAAATACAGTACAAACTCATAGTGGAACATCACACCCTGAAATAAGATATGCACTCTCAACTTCGTTTAGTCTGATAAGAGATGCTAGCAGACATGCTTTCAGTCTTATCCTGTATGAATCATTTCAAGATGGAATAAAAGATCTTTCTAGTTCGTGATGAAGGCAAACTATTTGATGATGTACAAAATATATGACTGACTACGCTTTGACATATCCTTCTACAAGTTAGAATCACTCAAGAAATATACACTTGTCCCCTATGTAGCTTAAGACTATGACTCTTTCCATGATCTCCTATGACATTGATCAGttatatgaaataaagaatGTGAATTGCTAGACTACAGATCTTTACTAAATTTGGAAAGATGCCAACGGTTTTAGCATGCAAGAAATGTGAGACTCTTCCCCATATAGGATCCTGAAAAAGCTACTAATTTGTAGATTAAGGCTCCCTACTTTGGGCATCTGAATTAGCGGTGAAACCTGAGAAATCTTTCCGCTGTTAATTGTTGGTATTAAATCCAAGGTAAGAAGCTTTCAGATTCAAGGACTTTAACATTGATCACTTGTGTAATTATTTGTTTGAAATCCTGACCTCCCATATCCCCTAGCAATTCATCTTAAATTATCCTCTTGAAAAAGCAAGTGTAATCCATTATTGATGAATACCACAAACACAGAGATAATTTAATGGCATGATGCGACAGAAACTACCATTACTTGAGGGTGCTTACCTTCAAGCCTGCTGAGTGCTGAACTTCCAGATGTACCTATTATGGAAACATAACCAATCAGCCAACATATAGAAAGCCAATTactataaagcaaaaaatacaaCTGGCAATTGGGATCTTGTTACCACTGAGTAAAAATAAGATAATATGAAGTATGTGTTGAGAGGATAAGAACAATAGCCAATGAAAATTTCTGATTGGTGtaggaaagaaaaatatatcatCACAGATGCAGCCGGTGATCCCATAAAATTAGGAAGCAGACAACACTGAAATGATTGCTTATTTTAGACccaaggaaaaaataaatacctGAGCCTCGATAGAAATAGCCAATAACAAGGACAGCACCCTGAAATTAGTAGATAAAATAGTTAAGTGCATTTAACTGGAAACATAGCCCAAATTAGGAGACCAGATATTAAAACAAAGTGAATATATATAGCTAGAATGAATCATACTTGATCACCAGTTATAGTGCCTTCAGATAAGTAATTATGGAACTTACAAGAATGAGAAGGACAGTAGGTAACAAAGGAGTAGGGCGCGATTTCGGATGAAAAAGGCCTCCGAGGCTTCCACCACCAGCAAAGCGCCGTGTGGGGTTTCCGGGCCTTCTAGACATAATTGCTTTTAGTGGAGTATTGAGTCCAGTA harbors:
- the LOC101245514 gene encoding probable pectin methylesterase CGR2 yields the protein MSRRPGNPTRRFAGGGSLGGLFHPKSRPTPLLPTVLLILGAVLVIGYFYRGSGTSGSSALSRLEGEFTCTSEVHQAIPYLKKAYGDSMRKVLHVGPDTCSVVSKLLKEEETEAWGIEPYDVEDVDVNCKNLIRRGIVRVADIKFPLPYRPKSFALVIVSDAVDYLSPRYLNKTIPELARVSADGLVIVTGYPGHSRAKVAELSKFGRPAKMRSSSWWARFFVQTSLQENDAAIKKFEQAAASDGYKSRCQIFHVKSFH